A window of Borrelia sp. A-FGy1 contains these coding sequences:
- a CDS encoding cysteine--tRNA ligase: MILKLYNTKTKKISEVKNCCETKVYACGPTVYNYAHIGNLRTYIFEDLLIKTLRLLGYSVNYSMNITDIGHLTGEFDEGEDKVVKAAKERGLTVHEVSKFFTEAFFRDCEKLNIVCPDNVLIASKYVTRMIEVVKVLEKDNFTYFANGNVYFDTSRFKNYGQMAGISTSKVFNSVSRVEMDVSKKNKTDFVLWFTNSKFKDQEMKWDSPWGFGYPSWHLECATMNLDCFKETLSIHLGGVDHIGVHHINEIAIVECYLKKSWCDLFVHGEFLIMENEKMSKSKGNFITIKDLENYGFSPLDFRYFCLTAHYRTQLKFTLDNLRACKIARENMLNKLVYLYSSLNQFDISLLNKVYKLCFENKYYNNFLEKIAFDLNIPQALALLWDIVKDNNLEAFLKLRLAFKFDEVLSLNLRKEVLKAIKKDNVHIYDWMNSLLKERQNAKLRGDFSRADEIRDYFISKGFVLIDTEDGTKVKRG; the protein is encoded by the coding sequence ATGATTCTTAAGTTATATAATACAAAGACAAAAAAAATATCTGAGGTAAAAAATTGTTGTGAAACTAAGGTCTATGCTTGTGGTCCTACTGTTTATAATTATGCGCATATCGGCAATCTTAGAACGTATATTTTTGAAGACTTACTTATTAAAACTTTAAGGCTTTTAGGCTATAGTGTTAATTATTCAATGAATATTACTGATATTGGCCATTTAACAGGTGAATTTGATGAAGGTGAGGATAAAGTAGTTAAAGCTGCAAAAGAGAGAGGACTTACAGTTCATGAGGTTAGTAAATTTTTTACTGAGGCTTTTTTTCGTGATTGTGAAAAATTGAATATAGTATGTCCTGATAATGTTCTTATTGCAAGTAAATATGTAACTCGCATGATAGAAGTTGTAAAAGTTCTTGAAAAGGATAATTTTACTTATTTTGCGAATGGGAATGTTTATTTTGATACTTCTCGTTTTAAAAATTATGGTCAAATGGCTGGTATTAGTACAAGTAAAGTTTTTAATTCTGTTTCTAGAGTTGAAATGGATGTATCAAAGAAAAATAAAACAGATTTTGTTTTATGGTTTACAAATTCAAAATTTAAAGACCAAGAAATGAAATGGGATTCACCTTGGGGTTTTGGTTATCCAAGTTGGCATTTAGAATGCGCTACAATGAACTTAGATTGTTTTAAAGAAACTCTTAGTATTCATTTGGGAGGAGTTGATCATATTGGAGTTCATCATATAAATGAAATAGCTATAGTTGAATGTTATTTGAAAAAATCATGGTGTGATTTATTTGTGCATGGTGAGTTTTTGATTATGGAAAATGAAAAAATGTCAAAATCAAAGGGTAATTTTATTACCATTAAAGATCTAGAAAATTATGGGTTTTCTCCTCTAGACTTTAGATATTTTTGTTTAACAGCACACTACAGAACACAACTTAAATTTACATTAGATAATCTTAGGGCTTGTAAAATAGCTAGGGAAAATATGCTTAATAAGCTGGTCTATCTTTATTCTTCACTAAACCAATTTGACATTTCACTACTTAATAAGGTTTATAAACTTTGTTTTGAAAATAAATATTATAATAATTTTTTGGAAAAAATAGCTTTTGATTTAAATATTCCTCAGGCTTTAGCTTTACTGTGGGATATTGTTAAAGACAATAACTTAGAGGCTTTTTTAAAGCTTAGACTTGCATTTAAGTTTGATGAAGTTTTGTCTTTAAATTTAAGAAAAGAGGTTCTAAAAGCTATTAAGAAAGATAATGTACATATTTATGATTGGATGAATTCTTTACTAAAAGAGAGACAAAATGCAAAATTAAGAGGAGATTTTAGTCGTGCTGATGAGATTAGGGATTATTTTATTTCTAAGGGATTTGTTTTAATTGATACAGAAGATGGAACTAAGGTTAAAAGAGGTTAA